A window of Bacteroidota bacterium genomic DNA:
TTCTTTGAACTTAAGCATACGGGCAAACAGCGGAAGAAGTAATACCGAGAATAGGTAGGCAATCATGTTCGACGCATCCAGCAGCCGGTAGGCAGAAGCATAAAGTCCTGCCTGATATTCGCCCGTATTGCCCGGCAGTATGCGCTCTACCATTACCGAATCAATGCGGTTGTAAAAGGCCATTAATAATCCAAGTATCGCGAATGGAAAACTCTTTTTGATTATCATCAGAAAGAACGGTTTATTCCATTTCAACCGGCTGAATTTCGCCTTTCGCATTACAATTAACAGCGCAATTATTACAGTAACGAGATATGCCGCCGTTTGCGAATAAACGAACCATTCTATTTTAAAAGTTCCTACAGTAACATGTCCCCAAAGCAGTATCCCGCATATCAGTATCATCAACAGGCGGTCGAGTACGGAGAGCAGGCTGTCGGTCTTAAAAAAGTGAAGTCCTGAAACATTAGAGCGCAAGTAAAGAATAAAGGAACTCAGAAATTGGTTAAAGCTCAGCAGCGCCAGCATTACCATCTGATGCTTGTTATATCCTATAATAATCGCGGCACTGAATGAGAGCGCTGTGTAAACAACCGCCAATAGCAGCTTTAGAATTACGATACTCGAAAAATGCTTGTTCAGCAAATGCGAATTTTGGGCGAGGTTGCGATTATTGAAACTCGTAATTCCGAAATCCAATAAAATATTAAAGAGAAACGTGAAGTTAAGTACGGCAAAGTAAAACCCGTAATCGCCGGCACCTACCGCATTCTGCACCCCACGGTCAATCCCAAGTATCCAGAACGGCTTAATCAGCAGATTCAGCGTGAGCAGGATAAGCAGGTTAATGAGGAATTTCTTTTGCGGTGTCTGTTGCTTCATGAATACGGAATCGGACTTTATTTTCTTATTTTTTATGCGGTTGGGTTCACACGGTGTTTCTTGTAAAATACAACAGCATCTTAACTCAATTTTACTTCACTTGTTTTGCAGATAAAGAAAAAATTTTGTGTTGCATGGCTCTGCGGGTTAAAGATAACAAGTTTTTTCTTTTCTAAAATATAAACGTTATAGCCCAGCGATTGCATTAGTGACAGGCATTGTTCCCGGTTTTCATTCTCCCAAAGTTCACAGTAAATAATAGGTTTGTGCTTCGCAATAAGTCCTTCGCCACCTTTAAGTACCCGGTATTCGAAGTTTTCAACATCTAGTTTTATAGCTGCGATGCATATTTCCGGATGGTTTAAAATTGCAATGTCATCAAGCCGTGTTATAGGAGAACTCACGGTTTCGCCTTCATTAAAACTTGTAATCGACGCATCCACAACATGACTCAAACCATGCTGTTTTGCCTTCCCAAGGGTTGGAACTACCATTTGAACCGTTCCATTAAAATCGCCCAACGCTGTTTCTTTTATAATAACATTCCGGAGGCGGTAGTGCTTTATAATTCGTTTCAGGGTATTCAAATTGTAGGGTACGGGCTCAAAGGCATAAATTTCCGAAGCGGGAAATCTACGCGCAAGATGGACGGTCATGGCACCAATATTCGCTCCAATATCTAAGATAACACCTTTTGCAGGTATAAGTGACAGGAAATGCATGAAATCACCTTCCCTGCGATTCTTCTTTAATGTGCCAATGATAAAAATGGAAAAATAAAACAGATAATTTTCAAATCCCAGCATTCGCTGCAAAATACGCTTGATAAAATTCTTCATCGGTTTCCTTCACAATGGTTCAGCCACCGCTTATCAGGTGGAGCACGCTCACCCTGTCGTTGTCACGGATAACTATTTTTTCGTAATCTTCTTTTTTTACCAGAACATCATTCACTTTAATCACCAGCATTTTAAAAGTGAAGTTCTTTTCAGATAATAATGCATTAACCGTCATCTCCTGCTTTTCAAAAGTTTCTTCGCGGTTGTTTAAAATTATCTTCATTATACGCGTCCTCCAAGTAAAATTTCGAGTACGGCATTGGCCTGCATATTGGCAACAATGCCTACACGCGGCGCCAATGGCGGATTTTCGTCACTCACTTCTTTGATGCCGTCGCCGCAGATAATGAGCTTGCCATGCATCGTTTCTTTAATTGAATTATTATCGCCCCAGCCTGCAAGCCCTACACCCGAAACAATCCAGGTGTCGGGCAGTCTGTCAAGCACCGTTTCAATAATCATCTGTTTCATCGACGCCAGATCAAATGCCTCAACAATAATATCGCATCCCGTAAAAACATCCTTTATATCATCGGGTCCTAATTTAATATCATGCGCAAGCACCTGAGTATCCGGGTTAATGCGAAAAATATTTTCCTGCAGGCAATAGGCTTTTTTCCTGCCAATCTGGTTGAAGAAAAAATACTGACGATTCAGGTTTCCCTCAACAATGGTATCGAAATCGGCTACAATAAGTTTGCCGACACCAACACGCGCCAATGCAACAGCACAGTTTGAGCCCAATCCACCACAGCCGGCTATGCCCACTACCTTGTCTTTTAAATGCCGTTTTATCTCTTCAAATGTCATAGCTGCAATTCTAAGGCGTAAAAGTAATAAAACTTGGCAAATCTGAGATTGCGACTTCGGTAATCATGCATATGAAGGTCGTTTTTGTGAAGCGCTTTGAATCAGTTGGTTGAAACTTGCTTCAGCCCTGCAATTGAAAAATATCAAAAACCGGGAACAGGAATGGCAGGCTGTAAACTATTTTTTTTACTTTTGCCATTGGATAAACCGACGGTTTATTACTTTTACGTTAAGAACAAATCCAACTCATTATGTCAGGTCACAATAAATGGTCAACCATTAAACGCAAGAAAGGCGCTATCGACGCCAAGAGGTCGAAAATCTTTTCAAAGATTATTAAAGATATCAGTATTGCTGTTAAGGAAGGCGGTCCCGAACCCGACAATAACCCACGGCTCAGGCTTGCAATAGCCAACGCCAAAGGCGTGAATATGCCCAAAGAAAATATCACTCGGGCCATCAATAAAGCTGCCGATAAAGATGCGGCCAGCTTTATGGAAGTTACCTACGAAGGCTACGCTCCCAACGGCATCGCAATTTTCATTGAATGTACCACCGATAATATTCAGCGTACGGTTGCCAACATCCGTTCCTATTTCAACAAATATGGCGGCAGTCTGGGAACAAATGGCTCTCTTGCATTCATCTTCGACCGTAAAGGCGTGTTCCGCCTGCCTAAGAATGAAATGAATCAGGACGAGTTTGAAATGGAATTGATAGACGGTGGCGCCGAAGATATTTCGTATGATGATGACGCAATTACGGTAACCACAGAAATGGAGAGCTTCGGCATTATGATGAAAAAGCTCGAAGAAATGAACATAGAGCCCGAAAGTGCCGAACTCCAGCGCATTCCCAAAACCACCACCGCGCTCGACAAAGAAGCCGCACAAAAAGTACTCAAGCTCGTTGATATTTTTGATGATGATGACGATGTACAAAATGTATATCACAACATCGAACTTACCGACGAATTACTGAGCGAGCTCGAAAACTAAAAGCATGGTCGGTCAAGACCCGGCTGAATAATGCTTTCCCATTTCGGGAAAACCTTCATTATTGATAATTAATTTGTCCGAACCGTCCAAAATATGGAAATGTTTTTGCTATATTTGGATTTTGTTAACAACAGCTTGCTTGTTCCCCGATAGGATTGTTGTTTTAATGATACTGTTTATTAATCAATAATTGAATGGCTCACAAAGCTCAGCAAAAAAGGAATGTAAAGCCCGTTGCACATAAAAGTAATAAGGGTTTGAAGTCTGCATCGGGCAAATATGCCGTTCCCGGTATGCTGGTGCTGATTATTTTATTTGCGCTCGCGGTCTTCTCGAATTGCCTCCACAATGACATCCTGAATTTTGATGATGTTGAATATTTTCAGAACTATCCCGAAGTGCTGAGCCTTGCATCGGCAAATATTCTCAAGTATTTTACCTCCTACTATGTAATAATGTATCAGCCAATTCCGGTGCTGACGTTTGCGCTGAATTATCATTTCACCGCACTTGATGTTTATTGGTTGCATCTGGTAAATCTTCTTTCCCACTTAGCAAATACCGCGCTGGTCTTTTTGTTTATCCGAAAGCTGAGCGGGCGTAGTGAAGCAGCTCTTATTGCTGCCGCTTTATTTGCGGTTCATCCTATGAATGTTGAAGCCGTTTCATGGATATCAGCCCGAAGCAGCAGTATGTTCACACTATTTTATCTTGCAGCACTTCTGTGTTACCTGATGTATCTGGAGCACGGAAAGCGCCGCTTGGCTTATCTTGCGGGTGTTGCCATTTTTTTTCTGTTATCGCTTTTCTCAAAAGCGCAGGCAGTCACACTTCCTGTAATCCTTGTAGGGATTGACCTTTACTATAAGCGCAAACTATTTACAAAATGGAACATCATTGAAAAAGTGCCGTTTTTTGCACTGTCTGTTGTCTTTGGATTGATTACTCTGAGCGACCGTGGCACCATGGCAAACCTGACGCAGGGAATGCTTATTCATTATAATGCGTTCGACATATTTTTGATGGTGTGCACTTCATTTGTTTTTTACATCGGCAAATTATTTGTCCCGGTGAGTCAGTGCGCCGTTTACGTGTATCCTCCCAAGGTCAACGGATGGCTGCCGCTCATTTATTATATCGCACCATTTATTCTTGCTATGGTGGGATGGCTGTTGTACAGGGCATCGCGCAAACGCCCTTATATTTTGGCAGGATTGGCGTTCTTCCTGGTCACCATTTCAATTAATATTCAACTTATACCTTCGCGGCTGTTTATTGTTACAGACCGCTACGGCTATCTTCCTTACGTGGGATTGTTCTTTATAATTGCCTCGTTTTATTGTGATGTGAAAGATGGAACATCCGGTCTGAAACGCTCATTATTGCCATGGTTCAGCGTTATACTGGTGGGTGTTACGCTCATCTTCGGAATGTTGGTCTGGCAGCGTAATAAAGTCTGGAAGAATGATATCGTTTTTATGACAGACATTCTTGAAAAGAATCCAACCGTCCCGTATTTGTCAAGGGCATATGGTACACGAGCTAATGCATATCTACGCGCAGGCAATGCACAGCAGGCAATACAGGATTTTTCAAAAGCTATTGAAGTGAAATCCGATGAAGCTGAATCGTGGTTCAACCGGGGAATAACATGGATGAAAATTCAGGATTATAAAAATGCGGTGGCCGATCTGGAACAATGCGATAAACTAAAGCCCAATACTGCTATTGTGCTGTGTAATCTGGGAGTCGCCCGATATAATCGTGCCGATTACAAAGGTGCACTCGATGCATGTAATAAAGCATTGAAACTTGATTCAACACTCTATGATGCTTATAATGCCCGTGCAGCCTCGCGTTTCAGTTTCAATGATTTTGTGGGTGCCGAAAAAGATTTCACAAAATGTATCAGCCTGAAACCGAATGACCCGGCCGGATATCGTAATCGGGGAAATCTGTACCTTAGAACGAATAGAGCATCTACGGCATGCTACGATTGGAAAAAAGCAAAGGAACTGGGCAGCTCCGATGTAGATGCGCTCATATCACAGTACTGCAATTGATATAGTTAAAAATGACGAAAAAAACGTACACAAAAACTACAAAAAAGCAAACACCTGTTAAGCACGAAAAGCCCGTTGTGAAAGTCTTCCCTGGTGGATTGACTGTTGCTGCTGGGCTCATTATTCTTACAGCCATCATTTGTTATCTGAACAGTTTTGGATGTAGTTTTCATTTTGACGATATTCCGATTATTCCTGATAATCCTGCTATTCGGGATATTTCTAATGTTGCTGCCTGGTACAGTATTATCCCAAGCCGGCCTGTGGGAATTTTTACATTGGTGCTGAATTACGCTGTCGGCGGAAACAATGTCTGGGGCTACCATCTCGTGAATCTGTTAATACATGTGGCAAATGGCTTGCTTGTATTTTGGATGATGCTGCTGATTTTTAACACGCCGGCTATCACAAACAAATCTCATAAATCGCGTAATATTACACTGGCGCTCATTGCGGCACTTCTCTTTGTTTCACATCCGCTGCAAACACAGGCTGTTACATATATCGTGCAACGGCTGGCTTCTTTAGCTGCCACGTTCTTTTTACTTTCCGTGTGTTTTTATATCAAAGCAAGAATATCTCACGGAACGCAAACGAAAAGAATGCTGTTATTTCTTGTGTCAGGATTGTCTGCAATACTTGCCTTTCTTACAAAAGAGAACACATACGTGCTTCCGCTTATCATTGTTTTAGTCGAGTTTTTCTTTATCAGGCACAATAAGCCCGGATTGAATTTCAAAGACTGGAAATTGTGGGCATTTGCAGGCTTGATTGGCGTTCTGGTAATAATCATTTTTATTAATTTCTCTTTTACAATTTTTAGCCCGATATTGCCCGAACAGGGGCATACTTACACTGTAACTTCAGCCACCTATCTGCTCACACAGTTCAGAGTTCTTACCACATATTTGCGTTTATTGGTGCTGCCGATAGGGCAAAATCTTGATTATGATTACCCGATATCGCAAAGTTTATTTGAACTGAAAACCATGTCGAGTTTTTTGTTTATGCTGTCATTGCTTGTGATTGCAGTGTTGTCGTTTAAAAAATTTCGTGTTGCCTCATTCGGTTTATGCTGGTTTTTCATCACCATTGCGATTGAATCAAGCATCATTCCGGTCCCCAATCTTATTTTTGAACACCGCATGTATTTGCCGTCAATCGGGCTGTTTATGATTATTGTTTCGCTGACGGGATTCATCACTGATGTGAAAATTTTCAAAGCGGTCCGGCTGCTTTTGTTTTTGGTGGTTCCGGTATTGTGTATTCTCACCATAAGTCGCAACAGGGTGTGGAAAGATGAATTTTCACTCTGGGAAGATGTTGCAAAAAAATCGCCTGAAAAAACGCGCCCGCTGATGAATTTTGCAAATAGTCTGCGTGATAAAAATCGCTATGCTGAGGCAATGCCATACTATGACAAAGCAATTTTGAACAATCCGAAGTTTGATGCAGCTTATCTGAATCGTGGTAAGAACAAAAGTTTTATGAAAGATTTTGCGGGCGCACTTCTGGATTATCAGCAGGCTGTGCTTGTGAATCCTGAAAGTTATGGCGGATATAATAATTGTGGACTTGCTAAATTTGAACTGGGTAATTATGCCGGTGCGCTCGCCGATTTGAATATTGCCATTCATTTATTTCCACCATTCGCTGATGCCTATAATAACAGAGCGAATGTGAAATCAGGATTAAAGGATTTTGCCGGCGCTTTGCGCGATTTTGAAACTTCCATTCGCCTTGAGCCGAATTCACCTCAGCCTTATAATAACAGAGCTTCGGTGAGGTTTGAGATGAACGACCCCGAGGGTGCACTTCAGGATGTAAATACGGCCATCAGAATAAAACCCGACTATCCTGATGCCTACAACAACAGAGCGAATATACTGGCAGCACGAAAAGATTACGCGGGCTCTATCAGCGATTTTGACAGGGTGATTCAGCTCAATCCGAACGCAGATTATGCCTATTGCAACAGGGGCACATCCAGGTTTTATATGAATGATAAAGCGGGCGCCTGCGCCGACTGGACTACGGCATCACACATGGGAAACGGCGAAGCGGCCTCCTACGTATATCAATTTTGTAAATAGAGTGTTCACATGGCAAAGGAGAATAAAAAGAAACCCACTGTTAAAAAGAAAAATGCGCCGGTCGGTGCGAAGGCGCCGCAGAAAAAGAACAATTCGTTTCTGTGGATGAGTATTGCCGCGATAGCAATTACGGCAGGCTTCATCTATTCCAATAGTTTTAATTGCAGCTTTCATTTCGACGATTTGCAGAATATTGAATTCAATCATGATATTACCCGACTTTCCGATGTCTCAGCCTGGTGGAACTATGTGCCCAGCCGACCCATCGGCATTTTTACTTTCGCGTTAAATTATGCAGTGGGCGGAACCAATGTGGGCGGCTACCATTTCGTAAATCTGCTCATTCATATTATCAACGGATTATTCGTATTCTGGTTAGTTTCCTTACTGTTTAGCACTCCTGTAATTAAAAAATCAACAATTGCAAAGCATGGAAAAATAATTGCTTTGATTACGGCATTGCTTTTTGTGGCACATCCTGTCCAGACACAGGCCGTAACTTACATTGTCCAGCGTCTTGCGTCCCTTGCTGCACTTTTTTTCCTGCTGTCGTTGAGTCTGTACATTCGGGCACGTGTTGTGAATTTGACTAAAACTGCACGAATAGCCACTTTTGTAGCTTGTGGAATGGCTGCGTTACTGGCGTTTTTGACAAAAGAGAACACATTTACCCTTCCTGTAATTATTGTATTGACCGAATTTTTCTTTATTCGAGAAACGTCTTTCAAAATACATATCAAAGATTGGAAACTTTGGGCGTTTATGGGAATGGCTGCTGTGGCAATCACAATCTTTTTTGTAAACTTCAGTTTCTCGGTATTTCAACCTATAAAACCCGAACAAGGACATCTCTATACACTTACTTCAGGCACGTACCTGATGACGGAATTCCGCGTTATTATTACCTATATTCGACTTTTATTTCTTCCCGTCAATCAAAATCTTGATTACGATTATCCTGTTTCACAAAGTTTCTTTGAACTGAAAACAATTGCAAGTTTTTTGTTGCTTCTCGCGATTCTTGCACTTGGCGTAATTTTGTATAAAAAACATAGGCTGGCTTCATTCGGAGTGTTTTGGTTTTTCATCACATTATCAATAGAATCAAGCATTATTCCTGTTCCCAATGTAATTTTTGAACACAGAATGTATCTGCCGTCATTCGGATTTTTGTTGTTCATTCCATGTATCTTTTTTAGTATTATTCAGGATAAACAACAACAGCTGTTAACGACGCTGTTTTTCTTGCTGGTGCCTGTGCTCGCTGTAGCAGCATATAGCCGCAATAATGTATGGAAAGATGAACTGACTCTGTGGACTGATGTGCTGAAAAAATCTCCTGAAAAGCCGCGCGCACTCAATAATATGGGCATTACACTGTTGAAGCTCGGACGAAGACAGGAAGCCATTTCGTGGTTTGATAAAGCGGTGGCAAAGAATCCTGCTTACAAAGATCCGTATTTGAGCCGTGGTAATGCAAAGCAGGATTTAGGCGACCTGCAGGGCGCACTCCTCGATTATTCAGCAGCATTAAAAATTGATCCATCGTATCCGGAAACGTATTACAATCGTGGCTACACTTATGCAATGATGAAAGACCTGCCAAATGCGATTCGCGATTTTGATATGGCCATAAAATTGAATCCTGATTTTGCACAAGCCTATCTGAACAGGTCAAGCGCATTGGCCGCACTGAAAGATTTCAAAGGCGCACTTTCTGATCTTGACAGGTCAATTGCGCTGGAGCCTGACAACGCACTGGCATTTTGCAATAGAGGACTCGTGCAGTTTAATCTTAAAAATCAGACGGCGGCATGTAACGACTGGCAGCGTGCATCACTCATGGGCAATGAGCAAGCCACCACATTGCTGAATGCTTTTTGTGGAAAAAAATAAAAAATCAAATAGTTATTTGAATGAAAAGTAAACAAAGTAAACAGAATAAACAAAATAACAATAAGTCTCCGAAACGCAGAAAAGAACAACGCAAATTTCCGTCATGGCTTTCGTTTTATTCGATAAGCATCGTTCTTATTCTAATTACCGGAGTTATTTGCTACGTCAATAGTTTTAACTGCAGCTTTCATTTTGATGATGCGCAGAATATCGTTCAAAACAAATTAATACGGGATTTATCCAATATTTCGGCATGGTGGAGTTATGTTCCCAGCCGCCCTTTGGGCATTTTCACTTTTGCACTGAACTACCATTTCAACGGGCTCGATGTGTGGGGCTATCATTTAGTCAATCTGATCATTCATCTGTGCAACGCGCTGCTTGTTTTCTGGTTGGTAACCTTAGTATTTGCAACGCCGAACATGAAGAACAGTCATGTTTTGAAAAACGCCAAAATCATAGCTTTAATTACAGCATTGCTTTTCGTAGCTCATCCTGTGCAAACTCAGGCGGTAACTTACATTGTGCAGCGACTGGCATCTTTGGCCGCCCTGTTTTATCTGCTTAGTCTGTGTTTATACCTGTCGGGACGAATTGGAAACCACCGGAAAAACAAGCAACTGTTATTTTTTGTACTGAGCGGAATCTCTGCAATAATGGCATTTCTGACGAAAGAAAATACCTATACGCTGCCGCTTGCAATACTGCTTGTTGAATTCATTTTTATCAGAGAAAGCCGCATTCGTGTCAATTTGAAAGACTGGAAAATCTGGACGTTTTCAGGTGTAGTTGTTTTATTATTGATTTTTATGTTTACGAATTTTTCGTTTACAATTTTTAATCCCATTTTGCCTGAACAGGGCAATACATATACTGTTACAGCAGGCACATATCTGCTCACGCAATTCAGGGTAATACTGACTTATTTGCGATTACTCGTTTTTCCGGCATGGCAAAATCTGGATTATGATTATCCTTTATCACAAAGCCTTTTTGAATGGAAAACACTTACAAGTTTTATTGTGCTGATTGCCATAATTGTGTTGACGGTCATTTTCAGGAAGAAATACCGATTAGCGGCATACGGTCTGGTTTTCTTCTTTACGGCTTTGTTGGTAGAGTGCAGCATTATTCCTATTCCCAACGTAATTTTTGAACACCGTATGTATCTGCCATCGGTTGGCTTTTTTATTTCGTCAATGCCCTTTTATTTTTTGAAAGGAAAAAATCTGCAAATCCTCACTGTAATAATGTTTTTGCTGATTCCACTCTTGTCGTTTCTCACAGTTAGCAGGAACAGCATATGGAAAACCGATTTAAGTCTTTGGGGAGATGTCATAAAAAAATCACCGCATAAAACGCGCCCGCTGAATAACTACGGTAATGCCGTAATGGCCGAGGGTAAGCATGCCGAAAGCATTATTTATTTTACACGCGCTATTGCCTGTAATCCTTCGTTTGACATGTCATACTCCAACAGAGGCGCTGCAAAGCACATGATACATAATTACGCCGGTTCTGTTGGAGATTATGGTAGTGCCATACGCTGCAATCCCAAAAATGAAATGGCTTATTGTAACCGGGCGCTTGCGCGAAAAGCATTGCTCGATTATACGGGCGCTGTTGCAGATATTGATTCCGCGCTTAAATTAGCTCCGGAATACGCTTCCGCCTGGAGCCAGCGGGCATTGGCAAAAAAGGAAATGGGTGATACGGCCGGTGCTATTAACGACCTTGAACATGCAATAACGCTCCATCCCGATATCCCTGACCCGTATAATGAACTGGGAACTATTATGTCTGATAAACACAATTATCAAAAGGCAATTGAATATTATTCTGAGGCCGCAAAATTATTTCCCGATAAGGCCGATGCCTGGTTTAACCGGGGATTTGCCTATGCTATGATGAATGATATGCAATCGGCCATCCGTGATTTAGATGTTGCTTTGCGTCTTGATCCGAAATTCGCAAAAGGATATATGAACCGGGCAAATGCAAAAGCGTCCATTAAAGATTACACGGGAGCAATCGACGATTTTACAAAAGTTTTGGAATTGGAACCTGCTAACAGCACGGCACTTTTCAGCAGGGGGATGGTGCACTTTCTGTCGAATGACCGTCAGCGCGCCTGTGCCGACTGGCAGCAGGCAGCTCAAATGGGAAATCCGCAAGCCGCGTCTGCGCTGTTTTCTAATTGCAGGAATTAAAAAAAAACGATAATACATCATGTCAAAAAACAAAAAAAACGTAAAGAGAAAACCGCCGAATCTCACGGTTGGGGCTGCATACACGCAGAATCGCAAAAACAGGTATTACAGAATTTTGTCTTTTATTCTTATTGTTCTTACAGGAATTATTGCATACCGGAACAGTTTTAATTGCGGTTTTCATTTCGATGATGTGTTCAATATTGTTGAGAATGGTGCGATACGACGCCTTTCAGATATCAATTCAT
This region includes:
- a CDS encoding oligosaccharide flippase family protein, which translates into the protein MKQQTPQKKFLINLLILLTLNLLIKPFWILGIDRGVQNAVGAGDYGFYFAVLNFTFLFNILLDFGITSFNNRNLAQNSHLLNKHFSSIVILKLLLAVVYTALSFSAAIIIGYNKHQMVMLALLSFNQFLSSFILYLRSNVSGLHFFKTDSLLSVLDRLLMILICGILLWGHVTVGTFKIEWFVYSQTAAYLVTVIIALLIVMRKAKFSRLKWNKPFFLMIIKKSFPFAILGLLMAFYNRIDSVMVERILPGNTGEYQAGLYASAYRLLDASNMIAYLFSVLLLPLFARMLKFKESVEKLARLSFTLLFVLSVISAMGSFFYSEQFMTMLYPQHIEESAAVFASRIGQTSQIFGLLMFGFIPISSVYVFGTLLTANGNLKQLNIIAGCGMLLNIGLNFLLIPWFQAIGSAYASLSTQLITAVLQIVLVVHLFKFKLNIGYLVRVGLFLAATLTFCALSRMLPYSWMINMMLMVLCSLIFAASVGLLSVKSLIYALKKS
- a CDS encoding FkbM family methyltransferase, producing MKNFIKRILQRMLGFENYLFYFSIFIIGTLKKNRREGDFMHFLSLIPAKGVILDIGANIGAMTVHLARRFPASEIYAFEPVPYNLNTLKRIIKHYRLRNVIIKETALGDFNGTVQMVVPTLGKAKQHGLSHVVDASITSFNEGETVSSPITRLDDIAILNHPEICIAAIKLDVENFEYRVLKGGEGLIAKHKPIIYCELWENENREQCLSLMQSLGYNVYILEKKKLVIFNPQSHATQNFFFICKTSEVKLS
- the thiS gene encoding sulfur carrier protein ThiS; the protein is MKIILNNREETFEKQEMTVNALLSEKNFTFKMLVIKVNDVLVKKEDYEKIVIRDNDRVSVLHLISGG
- the thiF gene encoding sulfur carrier protein ThiS adenylyltransferase ThiF — encoded protein: MTFEEIKRHLKDKVVGIAGCGGLGSNCAVALARVGVGKLIVADFDTIVEGNLNRQYFFFNQIGRKKAYCLQENIFRINPDTQVLAHDIKLGPDDIKDVFTGCDIIVEAFDLASMKQMIIETVLDRLPDTWIVSGVGLAGWGDNNSIKETMHGKLIICGDGIKEVSDENPPLAPRVGIVANMQANAVLEILLGGRV
- a CDS encoding YebC/PmpR family DNA-binding transcriptional regulator, with the protein product MSGHNKWSTIKRKKGAIDAKRSKIFSKIIKDISIAVKEGGPEPDNNPRLRLAIANAKGVNMPKENITRAINKAADKDAASFMEVTYEGYAPNGIAIFIECTTDNIQRTVANIRSYFNKYGGSLGTNGSLAFIFDRKGVFRLPKNEMNQDEFEMELIDGGAEDISYDDDAITVTTEMESFGIMMKKLEEMNIEPESAELQRIPKTTTALDKEAAQKVLKLVDIFDDDDDVQNVYHNIELTDELLSELEN
- a CDS encoding tetratricopeptide repeat protein, whose amino-acid sequence is MAHKAQQKRNVKPVAHKSNKGLKSASGKYAVPGMLVLIILFALAVFSNCLHNDILNFDDVEYFQNYPEVLSLASANILKYFTSYYVIMYQPIPVLTFALNYHFTALDVYWLHLVNLLSHLANTALVFLFIRKLSGRSEAALIAAALFAVHPMNVEAVSWISARSSSMFTLFYLAALLCYLMYLEHGKRRLAYLAGVAIFFLLSLFSKAQAVTLPVILVGIDLYYKRKLFTKWNIIEKVPFFALSVVFGLITLSDRGTMANLTQGMLIHYNAFDIFLMVCTSFVFYIGKLFVPVSQCAVYVYPPKVNGWLPLIYYIAPFILAMVGWLLYRASRKRPYILAGLAFFLVTISINIQLIPSRLFIVTDRYGYLPYVGLFFIIASFYCDVKDGTSGLKRSLLPWFSVILVGVTLIFGMLVWQRNKVWKNDIVFMTDILEKNPTVPYLSRAYGTRANAYLRAGNAQQAIQDFSKAIEVKSDEAESWFNRGITWMKIQDYKNAVADLEQCDKLKPNTAIVLCNLGVARYNRADYKGALDACNKALKLDSTLYDAYNARAASRFSFNDFVGAEKDFTKCISLKPNDPAGYRNRGNLYLRTNRASTACYDWKKAKELGSSDVDALISQYCN
- a CDS encoding tetratricopeptide repeat protein, whose translation is MTKKTYTKTTKKQTPVKHEKPVVKVFPGGLTVAAGLIILTAIICYLNSFGCSFHFDDIPIIPDNPAIRDISNVAAWYSIIPSRPVGIFTLVLNYAVGGNNVWGYHLVNLLIHVANGLLVFWMMLLIFNTPAITNKSHKSRNITLALIAALLFVSHPLQTQAVTYIVQRLASLAATFFLLSVCFYIKARISHGTQTKRMLLFLVSGLSAILAFLTKENTYVLPLIIVLVEFFFIRHNKPGLNFKDWKLWAFAGLIGVLVIIIFINFSFTIFSPILPEQGHTYTVTSATYLLTQFRVLTTYLRLLVLPIGQNLDYDYPISQSLFELKTMSSFLFMLSLLVIAVLSFKKFRVASFGLCWFFITIAIESSIIPVPNLIFEHRMYLPSIGLFMIIVSLTGFITDVKIFKAVRLLLFLVVPVLCILTISRNRVWKDEFSLWEDVAKKSPEKTRPLMNFANSLRDKNRYAEAMPYYDKAILNNPKFDAAYLNRGKNKSFMKDFAGALLDYQQAVLVNPESYGGYNNCGLAKFELGNYAGALADLNIAIHLFPPFADAYNNRANVKSGLKDFAGALRDFETSIRLEPNSPQPYNNRASVRFEMNDPEGALQDVNTAIRIKPDYPDAYNNRANILAARKDYAGSISDFDRVIQLNPNADYAYCNRGTSRFYMNDKAGACADWTTASHMGNGEAASYVYQFCK
- a CDS encoding tetratricopeptide repeat protein produces the protein MAKENKKKPTVKKKNAPVGAKAPQKKNNSFLWMSIAAIAITAGFIYSNSFNCSFHFDDLQNIEFNHDITRLSDVSAWWNYVPSRPIGIFTFALNYAVGGTNVGGYHFVNLLIHIINGLFVFWLVSLLFSTPVIKKSTIAKHGKIIALITALLFVAHPVQTQAVTYIVQRLASLAALFFLLSLSLYIRARVVNLTKTARIATFVACGMAALLAFLTKENTFTLPVIIVLTEFFFIRETSFKIHIKDWKLWAFMGMAAVAITIFFVNFSFSVFQPIKPEQGHLYTLTSGTYLMTEFRVIITYIRLLFLPVNQNLDYDYPVSQSFFELKTIASFLLLLAILALGVILYKKHRLASFGVFWFFITLSIESSIIPVPNVIFEHRMYLPSFGFLLFIPCIFFSIIQDKQQQLLTTLFFLLVPVLAVAAYSRNNVWKDELTLWTDVLKKSPEKPRALNNMGITLLKLGRRQEAISWFDKAVAKNPAYKDPYLSRGNAKQDLGDLQGALLDYSAALKIDPSYPETYYNRGYTYAMMKDLPNAIRDFDMAIKLNPDFAQAYLNRSSALAALKDFKGALSDLDRSIALEPDNALAFCNRGLVQFNLKNQTAACNDWQRASLMGNEQATTLLNAFCGKK